One Methylobacterium oryzae DNA window includes the following coding sequences:
- a CDS encoding peroxiredoxin family protein, with amino-acid sequence MTILAPELVTGRWFNTPAPLSLAALRGTVVVLHAFQMLCPGCVAHGTPQPEKLHRMFAGNGAVAVIGLHAVFEHHAAMTEVALEAFIHEYRLTLPIAVDFREDDSPIPQTMRRYGMRGTPTTIVIDRDGRVREHAFGQVDDLALGILVGSLIAAPGTGSMRGKLAPDGCEEAGCRLTEATRP; translated from the coding sequence ATGACCATCCTGGCCCCCGAACTCGTGACCGGTCGCTGGTTCAACACGCCCGCGCCGCTCTCCCTCGCCGCGCTGCGCGGCACGGTCGTCGTGCTGCACGCGTTCCAGATGCTGTGCCCCGGCTGCGTGGCGCACGGCACGCCGCAGCCCGAGAAGCTGCACCGGATGTTTGCCGGCAACGGCGCAGTCGCGGTGATCGGCCTGCACGCGGTGTTCGAGCATCATGCCGCCATGACCGAAGTCGCCCTCGAAGCCTTCATCCACGAGTATCGTCTGACCCTGCCGATCGCCGTCGACTTCCGCGAGGACGACAGTCCGATCCCGCAGACGATGCGGCGCTACGGTATGCGCGGAACGCCGACCACGATCGTCATCGACCGCGACGGACGCGTCCGGGAACACGCCTTCGGGCAGGTCGACGACCTCGCGCTCGGGATCCTCGTGGGCTCGCTGATCGCGGCACCGGGCACGGGATCGATGCGCGGGAAGTTGGCACCGGACGGGTGCGAGGAAGCCGGCTGTAGGCTCACGGAGGCAACGCGGCCATGA
- a CDS encoding MOSC domain-containing protein → MTAPLLPPVLPLVLAGPVAPLGPDGPPSGIVKNPVPGPWRITATGLVGDVQADLRYHGGPEKALHQYPQDHYAAWATEIGDHPLLSAPGAFGENLATTGWTERDVCVGDVARFGSALLQVSQGRQPCFKLDRRFGRSGMALAVQRTGRTGWYWRVLEDGVAEPGDRIELRARPRPDWSLARLIHLFYVDTRNRSELHAASAIPELAESWRLLLRRRLRTGAVEDWSKRVTGRDGGPGA, encoded by the coding sequence ATGACGGCGCCTCTTCTCCCACCCGTCCTCCCGCTCGTCCTCGCCGGCCCGGTCGCGCCGCTGGGACCGGACGGTCCGCCGAGCGGCATCGTCAAGAACCCCGTTCCCGGGCCGTGGCGGATCACGGCGACCGGTCTCGTGGGCGATGTCCAGGCCGATCTCCGGTACCACGGCGGTCCCGAGAAGGCGCTCCACCAGTATCCGCAGGACCATTACGCCGCCTGGGCCACCGAGATCGGCGATCATCCGCTGCTCTCCGCACCGGGCGCCTTCGGTGAGAATCTCGCCACGACGGGCTGGACGGAGCGCGACGTCTGCGTCGGCGACGTCGCCCGCTTCGGCTCGGCGCTGTTACAGGTCAGCCAGGGGCGCCAGCCCTGCTTCAAGCTCGACCGACGCTTCGGACGATCCGGGATGGCGCTCGCCGTGCAGAGAACGGGGCGGACGGGCTGGTACTGGCGGGTCCTCGAGGACGGCGTCGCCGAGCCGGGCGACAGGATCGAGCTCCGCGCGCGTCCGCGGCCGGACTGGTCGCTCGCGCGCCTGATCCACCTCTTCTACGTCGACACGCGCAACCGGTCCGAGCTGCACGCCGCGAGCGCGATCCCGGAACTGGCGGAGAGCTGGCGCCTGCTCCTGCGCCGACGCTTGCGGACCGGCGCGGTCGAGGACTGGTCGAAGCGCGTCACCGGACGGGATGGCGGGCCGGGCGCCTGA
- a CDS encoding FAD-dependent monooxygenase, giving the protein MADVLIVGAGPVGLTLACELARHGARCRVVDAAARPSPYCRAIGVTPRTLEVWEDMGLAREMIDAGLWLTGLRTILHGQPPIDAVSPPLDLPYASLGLPQFETERVLNRQLERFGVRVERGLRLTALEQDGAEIRAHLQEADGAVAEAHFRYVVGCDGAHSTVRRQLGIPFEGEAYPWPFMLGDVHIAWDVPYGLAVRALRLNEDAPPDMFIAIPLPEPGRYRVSMLAPQHLVPAGGSDHGIQAELQGPSLADLQAVADDLLPDGSRLSDLRWSSVYRISMRLAAAYRRGRCFLAGDAAHIHPPTGGQGMNTGIQDAYNLAWKLALVLRGASPEALLDSYEGERRPVGADVIARTRTASEGYGRERGGAPDRLADTQVLVSYRNTAWITGDATEPTEAGTRAGDRAPDVNGLVRDGLGFPTRLFDELRGTEHVLLIYAAGMSDAVAGPDLPIWARQHRTRVRVVVIGSVVPIPGVTTLADPTGAFGKAYGAGTMACLIRPDGHLAWRGRTWREPGLHAHLRRLFPSAFPQ; this is encoded by the coding sequence ATGGCGGATGTACTGATCGTGGGGGCCGGTCCGGTCGGTCTGACGCTCGCCTGCGAACTCGCCCGGCACGGGGCGCGCTGCCGGGTCGTCGATGCTGCGGCGCGGCCGTCGCCCTATTGCCGCGCGATCGGGGTTACCCCGCGCACGCTGGAAGTCTGGGAGGACATGGGCCTCGCCCGCGAGATGATCGACGCGGGTCTCTGGCTCACGGGCCTGCGCACGATCCTGCACGGCCAGCCGCCAATCGACGCGGTCAGTCCACCGCTCGATCTGCCCTACGCGTCGCTCGGTCTGCCCCAGTTCGAGACCGAGCGCGTCCTGAACCGTCAGTTGGAGCGCTTTGGAGTCCGGGTCGAGCGCGGCCTGCGCCTGACGGCCCTGGAGCAGGACGGCGCCGAAATCCGCGCGCACCTGCAGGAGGCGGACGGTGCGGTCGCGGAGGCGCACTTCCGCTACGTCGTCGGCTGCGACGGTGCCCACAGCACGGTCCGGCGCCAGCTCGGCATCCCGTTCGAGGGCGAGGCCTATCCCTGGCCGTTCATGCTCGGTGACGTGCATATCGCCTGGGATGTACCCTACGGCCTCGCGGTCCGGGCGCTGCGACTGAACGAGGACGCCCCGCCCGACATGTTCATCGCCATCCCGCTCCCCGAGCCGGGCCGCTACCGCGTCTCGATGCTCGCGCCGCAGCATCTGGTGCCGGCGGGCGGGTCGGACCACGGGATCCAGGCCGAGCTTCAAGGCCCGTCGCTGGCCGACCTGCAGGCCGTGGCCGACGATCTCCTGCCGGACGGCTCGCGCCTGTCGGACCTGCGCTGGTCGTCGGTGTACCGCATCAGCATGCGCCTCGCCGCCGCCTATCGGCGCGGCCGCTGCTTCCTGGCGGGCGATGCCGCCCACATCCACCCGCCGACCGGCGGGCAGGGGATGAACACCGGGATCCAGGACGCCTACAATCTGGCCTGGAAGCTCGCCCTGGTTCTTCGGGGCGCCAGCCCCGAGGCTCTCCTCGACAGCTACGAGGGGGAGCGGCGCCCGGTGGGCGCGGACGTGATCGCGCGGACCCGGACGGCGAGCGAGGGATACGGTCGGGAGCGCGGCGGCGCGCCGGACCGCCTCGCCGACACGCAGGTCCTCGTCAGCTACCGGAACACGGCCTGGATCACCGGCGACGCGACGGAGCCGACGGAGGCCGGCACGAGGGCCGGCGACCGGGCGCCCGACGTCAACGGGCTGGTCCGCGACGGACTCGGCTTCCCAACGCGGCTCTTCGACGAACTCAGAGGCACCGAGCACGTCCTCCTCATTTATGCAGCCGGGATGTCGGACGCCGTGGCCGGCCCCGATCTGCCGATCTGGGCCCGCCAGCACCGTACCCGCGTCCGGGTCGTCGTCATCGGCAGCGTGGTGCCCATCCCGGGCGTGACGACGCTCGCGGATCCGACGGGGGCCTTCGGTAAGGCTTACGGCGCGGGGACCATGGCCTGCCTGATCCGGCCGGACGGGCACCTCGCTTGGCGCGGCCGGACGTGGCGCGAGCCCGGCTTGCACGCGCATCTCCGGCGCCTGTTCCCGTCGGCCTTCCCGCAATGA
- a CDS encoding adenylate/guanylate cyclase domain-containing protein: MSSFDESVARQQRFMGPLLVAAILFGLAGLPVAVWLDLRGLSERMLATQAIETGRIIDQMRSFYASDVVQAVNAATGRVETRHDYKGVPNAIPIPATLSLELGERISGGDGAVKYRFVSDLPFKDRKPHDLDSFETQALADLRAHPQTGFVSETTGSIFDRQVRIAAPIRMESACVRCHNAHPLSPKTDWKVGDVRGIQEIVLHQPIAANVFAFKYLLGYFILAALAGTTFLLLQARQSRLIDRMNRELTESNGFLASVSVQIAKYISPQVYKSIFSGERDVSVATERKKLTIFFSDIKDFTATTERLQPEELTALLNEYLTEMTAIAVKHGGTVDKYIGDAMLVFFGDPESRGVREDAQACVRMAIEMQKRLGQLNARWRRSGIERPFQARIGINTGYCNVGNFGSDERMDYTIIGAEANLAARLQAAAVPGGITLSYETYALVSDIVQASPQEPIRMKGISREIVPYAIEGDLTAEAPETIFSEHARGIDFYVDVDALEMEGAARLRKRLLDTLAAVDRRMTGAGTPSDDGSRPSAAG; the protein is encoded by the coding sequence ATGTCGAGTTTCGACGAGTCGGTCGCGCGCCAGCAGCGGTTCATGGGACCGCTCCTGGTGGCGGCGATCCTGTTCGGCCTGGCCGGGCTGCCGGTCGCGGTCTGGCTCGACCTGCGCGGCCTGTCCGAGCGCATGCTCGCCACGCAGGCGATCGAGACCGGCCGGATCATCGACCAGATGCGCAGCTTCTACGCCAGCGACGTCGTCCAGGCGGTCAACGCCGCGACCGGCCGGGTCGAGACGCGTCACGATTACAAGGGGGTGCCGAACGCGATCCCGATCCCCGCGACGCTCTCCCTGGAACTCGGCGAGCGGATCAGCGGCGGCGACGGCGCGGTGAAGTACCGTTTCGTCTCCGATCTCCCGTTCAAGGACCGCAAGCCGCACGATCTCGACAGCTTCGAGACCCAGGCCCTGGCGGACCTCCGGGCGCACCCCCAGACCGGCTTCGTCAGCGAGACGACGGGGTCCATCTTCGACCGGCAGGTGCGCATCGCGGCGCCGATCCGCATGGAATCCGCCTGCGTGCGCTGCCACAACGCCCATCCCCTGAGCCCGAAGACCGACTGGAAGGTCGGCGACGTCCGAGGCATCCAGGAGATCGTCCTGCACCAGCCGATCGCCGCCAACGTCTTCGCCTTCAAGTACCTCCTCGGCTACTTCATCCTGGCGGCGCTCGCCGGCACCACCTTCCTGCTGCTGCAGGCGCGCCAGTCCCGCCTCATCGACCGGATGAACAGGGAGCTGACCGAGTCGAACGGGTTCCTGGCGTCGGTCTCGGTGCAGATCGCCAAGTACATCTCGCCCCAGGTCTACAAGAGCATCTTCAGCGGCGAGCGGGACGTGTCGGTGGCGACCGAGCGCAAGAAGCTGACGATCTTCTTCTCCGACATCAAGGACTTCACCGCGACCACCGAGCGCCTGCAGCCCGAGGAACTGACCGCGCTGCTGAACGAGTACCTGACCGAGATGACCGCCATCGCGGTCAAGCACGGCGGCACGGTGGACAAGTATATCGGCGACGCGATGCTAGTCTTCTTCGGCGACCCGGAGAGCCGGGGCGTCCGCGAGGACGCGCAGGCCTGCGTTCGAATGGCGATCGAGATGCAGAAGCGCCTGGGCCAGCTCAACGCCCGCTGGCGGCGATCCGGCATCGAGCGCCCGTTCCAGGCCCGGATCGGCATCAACACGGGCTACTGCAACGTCGGCAATTTCGGCAGCGACGAGCGGATGGACTACACGATCATCGGCGCGGAGGCGAACCTCGCCGCCCGCCTGCAGGCGGCCGCTGTCCCGGGCGGCATCACCCTGAGCTACGAGACCTACGCGCTGGTGAGCGACATCGTCCAGGCGAGCCCGCAGGAGCCGATCCGCATGAAGGGTATCAGCCGCGAGATCGTCCCCTACGCCATCGAGGGCGACCTCACCGCCGAGGCCCCGGAGACGATCTTCTCCGAACACGCCCGGGGGATCGACTTCTACGTCGACGTCGACGCCCTGGAGATGGAGGGCGCGGCGCGACTCCGGAAGCGCCTGCTCGACACGCTCGCCGCCGTCGACCGCCGGATGACCGGGGCGGGCACCCCCTCGGATGACGGCTCGCGGCCCTCCGCGGCCGGCTGA
- a CDS encoding M23 family metallopeptidase, with product MTTPLDRRRLNLRWLCASCLIATCGAALMGAALRMSVDTDLAPAKPTFRQGPAQVAEGQGVVGQRGDRLVRRQLVASDREEFSAPVTHQVGEREIIRTQPFVRLVTSLSSGDAVDGQIPPFDPTRQLAADGEVAPVADEPVDDPSGTTVTITRSALEGTPVPDDAPGLSDEDVTALVERQSDEARETGPRIAAPLAPQRLLSQILVAAPADAAATAAGADTGRDPFHAIEVRVVPENITDLAETQPASGLSLTETRDVVLKRGETLADALAANGAEPASVTAILAAFSEHARTGLAEGQHVDLLLVRSRAGEAARRIARVTLYGAGGVEEIVAERDSGGFVTVAPPSAQVAASRSGDDGDGEGSGASLYRSIFEAVLRNGMPGILAERIVGIFAFGLDMQRRIAPSDRLEVLFSPSEKVGGPPEVRYVALTLGGVKHRAYRFEAPEAGTASYFSETGNSLRKFLMRMPIADGRITSPFGTRVHPILHYARFHNGVDWANKAGTPIMATGDGTVAYAGPRGGYGNRVEIHHANGYVTAYNHLQRLAHGVQVGATVHQGQVIAYMGSTGLSTGPHVHYEVSVNGRFLDPMTIRLPDSQGVSPRLMTAFKRQVAATNALRHHGALAMSALPL from the coding sequence GTGACGACGCCGCTCGACCGGCGACGGCTGAACCTGCGCTGGCTCTGCGCCAGCTGCCTGATCGCCACCTGCGGCGCGGCCCTCATGGGGGCGGCGCTCCGCATGTCCGTCGACACCGATCTCGCGCCAGCCAAGCCGACATTCCGCCAGGGGCCCGCCCAGGTCGCGGAGGGGCAAGGCGTGGTCGGACAGCGCGGCGACCGCCTCGTGCGGCGCCAACTCGTCGCCTCGGACCGGGAGGAGTTCTCCGCGCCGGTGACCCACCAGGTCGGCGAGCGCGAGATTATCCGGACCCAGCCCTTCGTGCGACTGGTCACGAGCCTGTCCTCCGGCGACGCGGTCGACGGGCAGATCCCACCCTTCGATCCGACGCGCCAGCTCGCCGCGGACGGAGAGGTCGCCCCTGTCGCAGACGAGCCGGTGGACGATCCGTCCGGGACCACGGTCACGATCACGCGCTCCGCGCTCGAGGGCACGCCGGTTCCCGACGACGCGCCCGGCCTGAGCGACGAGGACGTCACGGCCCTCGTGGAGAGGCAGTCGGATGAGGCGCGCGAGACGGGGCCGCGGATCGCCGCGCCGCTCGCGCCGCAGCGGCTGCTCTCGCAGATCCTGGTCGCCGCGCCGGCCGACGCCGCCGCGACCGCCGCCGGCGCCGATACGGGCCGCGACCCGTTCCACGCGATCGAGGTGCGGGTCGTCCCGGAGAACATCACCGACCTCGCCGAGACCCAGCCCGCCTCCGGCCTGAGCCTGACCGAGACGCGCGACGTCGTGCTCAAGCGCGGCGAGACTCTGGCCGACGCGCTGGCGGCGAACGGCGCCGAGCCCGCGAGCGTGACCGCCATCCTGGCCGCCTTCAGCGAGCATGCCCGCACCGGGCTGGCCGAGGGGCAGCACGTTGACCTTCTCCTCGTCCGGTCGCGCGCCGGCGAGGCCGCGCGCCGGATCGCCCGGGTGACGCTCTACGGCGCGGGCGGCGTCGAGGAGATCGTCGCGGAACGGGATTCCGGCGGCTTCGTCACGGTGGCGCCGCCGTCGGCCCAGGTCGCGGCGTCGCGTTCCGGCGACGACGGCGACGGAGAGGGTTCGGGCGCCAGCCTCTACAGGAGCATCTTCGAGGCGGTCCTGCGCAACGGCATGCCCGGCATCCTGGCCGAGCGCATCGTCGGCATCTTCGCGTTCGGCCTGGACATGCAGCGCCGGATCGCCCCGTCCGACCGGCTGGAGGTGCTGTTCAGCCCGAGCGAGAAGGTCGGCGGCCCGCCGGAGGTGCGCTACGTCGCCCTGACGCTCGGCGGGGTGAAGCACCGCGCCTACCGCTTCGAGGCGCCCGAGGCCGGGACGGCGAGCTACTTCAGCGAGACAGGCAACTCGCTCCGCAAGTTCCTGATGCGCATGCCGATCGCCGACGGGCGGATCACCTCCCCGTTCGGCACGCGCGTCCATCCGATCCTCCACTACGCCCGCTTCCACAACGGCGTCGATTGGGCCAACAAGGCCGGCACGCCGATCATGGCGACGGGCGACGGGACCGTGGCGTATGCGGGCCCGCGCGGTGGCTACGGCAATCGCGTCGAGATCCACCACGCGAACGGCTACGTGACGGCCTACAATCACCTGCAGCGGCTCGCGCACGGCGTTCAGGTCGGCGCGACCGTCCATCAGGGGCAGGTCATCGCCTACATGGGCTCGACCGGCCTCTCGACGGGCCCCCACGTCCACTACGAGGTGAGCGTCAACGGGCGCTTCCTCGACCCGATGACGATCCGCCTGCCCGACAGCCAGGGCGTTTCGCCCAGGCTGATGACGGCTTTCAAGCGGCAGGTGGCGGCCACGAACGCGCTCCGCCACCACGGCGCCCTGGCGATGTCCGCCCTGCCGCTCTGA
- a CDS encoding CsbD family protein, whose protein sequence is MVDTDRVTGAARAFGGKVQGAVGDAVDSDRHALEGRLREAQGTAENLYGQAKDAVRHAADEVSDHAAEAYDRSRHVAWEGHQKSVEWPHASLIVAGLVGFGLGFLVSRL, encoded by the coding sequence ATGGTCGACACGGACAGGGTCACGGGCGCCGCGCGCGCGTTCGGCGGGAAGGTGCAGGGCGCGGTCGGCGACGCCGTCGACTCGGACCGTCACGCGCTCGAGGGGCGTCTCCGGGAGGCGCAGGGCACCGCCGAGAATCTCTACGGCCAAGCCAAGGACGCCGTGCGGCACGCGGCCGACGAGGTCTCGGACCACGCCGCCGAGGCCTACGACCGGAGCCGCCACGTCGCCTGGGAAGGTCATCAGAAATCCGTCGAGTGGCCGCACGCCTCCCTGATCGTGGCCGGTCTCGTCGGCTTCGGTCTCGGTTTCCTCGTCAGCCGTCTCTGA
- the bcsS gene encoding cellulose biosynthesis protein BcsS: MGGTAESAARRPRTPYTTVLALSCACAAASATQAAAADLPARSAGADWYTGASQQAVDDSWAVAVDGSTSVTSNSSAFGSVTVTAAPNGSPTRDGLRVRVDAIGGTYSYPGRSVATRVTGYQQEGALQAGYEWVWKDAALAGFIGFNVRSNQLSIPDPGNPVVGTGVGLKVAGNFYATPTDRTMVSAYGSYSTKFNAYYSRLRVGYMLADGVYIGPEALFLGDDFFRQYRIGAHLTGVRFGPVQMSVAAGYVRDRVQGSGYYSSIEARSTF, translated from the coding sequence ATGGGCGGGACTGCGGAATCAGCTGCCCGACGTCCTCGCACTCCGTACACGACCGTTCTGGCCCTCTCGTGCGCCTGCGCGGCGGCCTCCGCCACGCAGGCCGCCGCCGCCGACCTCCCGGCGCGCAGCGCCGGCGCCGACTGGTACACGGGCGCCTCGCAGCAGGCGGTCGACGACAGCTGGGCCGTCGCGGTCGACGGATCCACCAGCGTCACGTCGAACAGCTCGGCCTTCGGCTCCGTGACGGTGACCGCCGCGCCGAACGGCTCACCCACCCGGGACGGCCTGCGGGTCCGCGTGGACGCCATCGGTGGCACCTACTCGTATCCCGGCCGGTCCGTCGCGACGCGGGTCACCGGCTACCAGCAGGAAGGCGCCCTGCAGGCGGGTTACGAGTGGGTCTGGAAGGACGCGGCCCTCGCAGGATTCATCGGCTTCAACGTCCGCAGCAACCAGCTGTCGATTCCCGATCCGGGCAACCCGGTCGTCGGTACGGGCGTCGGGCTGAAGGTCGCGGGCAATTTCTACGCGACGCCGACCGACCGGACCATGGTCTCGGCCTACGGCTCGTACTCGACGAAGTTCAACGCCTACTACTCGCGCCTGCGCGTCGGCTACATGCTCGCCGACGGCGTCTATATCGGACCCGAGGCGTTGTTCCTCGGCGACGACTTCTTCCGCCAGTACCGGATCGGCGCCCACCTGACCGGCGTCCGCTTCGGACCCGTCCAGATGTCGGTGGCCGCCGGCTACGTCCGGGATCGGGTGCAGGGCTCCGGGTACTATTCCAGCATCGAGGCGCGCTCGACCTTCTAG
- a CDS encoding response regulator, which translates to MTAKPLQISLGLLNALQVAIAAAAGFAAAVLIVVPAARPGPAASPQEMVGSASRAYVAALAARLRQTVVDARSAALMLRDDEGLLSADQRAARLRGWLDLNPVYRDAVLVAPDGTVLAARDERRVGSSVARQTWFLRGRAAGVIVVSDGAEADSPFGTAVALGERGQDGLLRLDADPSYLTKVEEEVRRAAALPDTLGFLVATPDSRVLSGAPSPFRTTAVSATTPMRLAAEIGSPGWLVTAQAVPSGAALAASPDWRMLGVGLALILCAAALGFVAGERLTRPLRRLLRGESETAGETEAPRTWIGEFAALSDVFAGHRRSAGLQMAGAGSEVARLKARLTTFEAVSGWACCEIDPDTGRTLLDSRSAAGDDGAPVAAPFAACFVAEDRPVLDRARDAALAADGPHDVTLHLRDWPEQQVQVRLLCLADARGDRRLFALMRKLPGGEGATLPRPVEPRRNLVLRRVTDGIVHEFNDVLTVVLTNLTLLARRHTLGDDQERLVGRATAGARRGAALTRRMLHLVRGDETGITLAETDLATTFEGYLPFLAANALGEMPVLNRIPAGLPPVLCSERVLELLLLNLAFHIRDAGLAGFAIAAVEGTPEDMGAAAEVAAYVRVLVSSGRRPEAAPLPTAAGPTLAAAAALVTETGGHWRLIRDGTGAEPFLAEFWLPAAPPAVATLPPIRAAGLKILLVESDGLVRASVAEVLADLGHAVVQAASGAHALEILARDAAFDAMIVDQSMPVMAGLQLAATVVERYPQIRVILASPHGQLPRSADTFLRIDKPFRNEDLQVVLDAAVRARAA; encoded by the coding sequence ATGACCGCGAAGCCGCTGCAGATCTCCCTCGGATTGCTCAACGCTCTGCAGGTGGCGATCGCCGCGGCGGCGGGGTTCGCGGCCGCCGTCCTGATCGTCGTCCCGGCCGCGCGGCCCGGACCCGCGGCGTCCCCGCAGGAGATGGTCGGTTCGGCCTCGCGCGCCTACGTCGCCGCCCTCGCGGCGCGGCTGCGGCAGACCGTGGTCGACGCGCGCAGCGCCGCCCTGATGCTCCGCGACGACGAGGGCCTGCTCTCCGCCGACCAGCGCGCCGCGCGCCTGCGCGGGTGGCTCGACCTCAACCCGGTCTACCGGGACGCCGTCCTCGTCGCGCCCGACGGTACCGTGCTGGCGGCCCGGGACGAGCGCCGCGTCGGCAGCAGCGTCGCGCGGCAGACGTGGTTCCTGCGCGGCCGCGCGGCCGGGGTCATCGTGGTCAGCGACGGGGCGGAGGCCGACTCGCCGTTCGGGACCGCCGTGGCGCTGGGCGAGCGCGGTCAGGACGGCCTGCTGCGCCTCGACGCCGACCCGAGCTATCTCACCAAGGTCGAGGAGGAGGTGCGGCGCGCCGCGGCGCTGCCCGACACCCTCGGCTTCCTCGTCGCCACCCCGGACAGCCGGGTCCTGTCGGGGGCCCCGAGCCCGTTCCGGACGACGGCCGTCTCGGCCACGACGCCGATGCGTCTCGCGGCCGAGATCGGCTCGCCGGGATGGCTGGTGACGGCGCAGGCCGTGCCCTCCGGCGCGGCGCTCGCCGCGTCACCGGACTGGCGGATGCTGGGCGTCGGGCTCGCCCTGATCCTCTGTGCGGCGGCGCTCGGCTTCGTCGCGGGAGAGCGGCTGACGCGACCGCTGCGCCGCCTCCTGAGGGGTGAGAGCGAGACCGCCGGCGAGACCGAAGCGCCCCGCACTTGGATCGGCGAGTTCGCGGCGCTCTCGGACGTCTTCGCGGGGCATCGCCGCAGTGCCGGGCTGCAGATGGCCGGCGCCGGGTCCGAGGTCGCGCGCCTCAAGGCGCGGCTGACAACCTTCGAGGCGGTCTCCGGCTGGGCCTGCTGCGAGATCGATCCGGATACCGGCCGGACCCTGCTGGATTCGCGGAGCGCGGCCGGCGACGACGGGGCCCCCGTCGCCGCCCCGTTCGCCGCCTGCTTCGTCGCCGAGGACCGGCCCGTGCTCGACCGGGCGCGCGACGCCGCCCTCGCGGCCGACGGCCCGCACGACGTGACTCTGCACCTCCGCGACTGGCCGGAGCAGCAGGTCCAGGTAAGGCTGCTGTGCCTCGCCGATGCCAGGGGCGACCGGCGGCTCTTCGCCCTGATGCGGAAGCTGCCGGGCGGCGAGGGGGCGACCCTGCCGCGGCCCGTCGAGCCGCGTCGCAACCTCGTCCTGCGGCGGGTGACCGACGGCATCGTCCACGAGTTCAACGACGTTTTGACCGTCGTCCTGACGAATCTCACGCTGCTGGCGCGGCGCCACACCCTCGGGGACGACCAGGAACGGCTGGTCGGGCGGGCGACGGCCGGCGCGCGCCGGGGCGCGGCGCTCACCCGCCGGATGCTGCACCTCGTGCGCGGCGACGAGACCGGCATCACCCTCGCCGAGACCGACCTCGCCACCACCTTCGAGGGCTACCTGCCGTTCCTGGCCGCGAACGCCCTCGGCGAGATGCCGGTCCTCAACCGCATCCCCGCCGGGTTGCCGCCCGTCCTGTGCAGCGAGCGCGTGCTGGAGCTGCTGCTCCTCAACCTGGCCTTCCATATTCGAGACGCCGGCCTCGCCGGCTTCGCCATCGCGGCCGTCGAGGGCACCCCCGAGGACATGGGCGCCGCGGCGGAAGTTGCGGCCTACGTGCGCGTGCTCGTCAGCAGCGGTCGCCGACCCGAGGCCGCGCCGCTGCCGACGGCAGCAGGCCCGACCCTCGCGGCAGCCGCGGCGCTCGTGACCGAGACCGGCGGCCACTGGCGCCTGATCCGCGACGGCACCGGCGCCGAGCCGTTCCTGGCCGAGTTCTGGCTGCCCGCCGCGCCCCCGGCCGTCGCCACGCTCCCTCCGATCCGCGCGGCGGGGCTGAAGATCCTGCTCGTGGAGAGCGACGGCCTCGTGCGGGCCAGCGTCGCAGAGGTGCTCGCCGATCTCGGCCACGCGGTGGTCCAGGCCGCCTCCGGGGCGCACGCCCTCGAGATCCTCGCCCGCGACGCCGCCTTCGACGCGATGATCGTCGATCAATCGATGCCGGTGATGGCGGGCCTCCAGCTCGCCGCCACCGTGGTCGAGCGGTACCCGCAGATTCGGGTCATCCTCGCCAGCCCACACGGCCAGCTGCCGCGCTCCGCCGACACCTTCCTGCGGATCGACAAGCCTTTCCGCAACGAGGACCTGCAGGTCGTCCTCGACGCCGCGGTCCGCGCGCGCGCGGCCTGA